The Deinococcus sonorensis KR-87 genome includes a window with the following:
- a CDS encoding FAD-dependent oxidoreductase has translation MTAFTQDRPLRVLIVGSGPSGVFAAEALIKQDTVPVSVDVLDRLPTPYGLVRYGVAPDHLKIKSVVSGFERTLNDPRVRFLGNVEFGRDLTYEDAKAHYDALIYTFGASADRRLGIPGEDLEGSMSATEFVAWYNGHPDAAARDLLLHAQGVAVVGVGNVALDVSRILAKNVQELAESDIAPHALKALDASPVRDVYILGRRGPAQAKFTTKELREFGELHDADPVVRPDEVMVDEASEAQITDNTVKKNLEVLRGFAARAPEGKERRVHLRFLVSPVEVLDDGQGRVGGLKIERNRLDEAGNAVGTGEYEVLPVQMVLRSVGYRGVQVPGVPFDERRAVIPNSQGRVEGRVGEYAAGWIKRGPSGVIGTNKADAVESVRQLLDDAAAGTLPAAAQPGREAVDALLSSRQVEVVTLADWQALDRHELEQGQAQGRPRAKVAHRHEMLHIIRSQRVVKS, from the coding sequence ATGACCGCCTTTACCCAGGACCGTCCGCTGCGCGTGCTGATCGTCGGCAGTGGACCCAGCGGCGTGTTTGCCGCCGAGGCCCTCATCAAGCAGGACACGGTGCCGGTGTCGGTGGACGTGCTGGATCGGCTGCCCACCCCCTACGGGCTGGTGCGCTACGGCGTGGCGCCGGACCACCTCAAGATCAAGAGCGTGGTGAGCGGCTTCGAGCGCACCCTCAACGACCCGCGCGTGCGCTTTCTGGGCAACGTGGAGTTCGGCCGCGACCTGACCTACGAGGATGCCAAGGCGCACTACGACGCGCTGATCTACACCTTCGGGGCCAGCGCCGACCGCCGCCTAGGCATTCCCGGCGAGGACCTGGAAGGCAGCATGAGCGCCACCGAGTTTGTGGCGTGGTACAACGGCCACCCGGATGCGGCGGCCCGCGACCTGCTGCTGCACGCCCAGGGTGTGGCGGTGGTGGGCGTGGGCAACGTGGCGCTGGACGTGTCCCGCATCCTGGCTAAGAACGTGCAGGAACTGGCCGAGTCGGACATCGCGCCGCACGCCCTGAAGGCGCTGGACGCCAGCCCGGTGCGCGACGTGTACATCCTGGGCCGGCGTGGCCCGGCGCAGGCAAAGTTCACCACCAAGGAACTGCGTGAGTTCGGAGAGCTGCACGACGCCGACCCGGTGGTGCGCCCCGATGAGGTGATGGTGGACGAGGCCAGCGAGGCCCAGATCACCGACAACACCGTCAAAAAGAACCTAGAGGTGCTGCGCGGCTTCGCGGCCCGTGCCCCGGAGGGCAAGGAGCGCCGCGTCCACCTGCGCTTCCTGGTGTCGCCGGTGGAGGTGCTGGACGACGGGCAGGGCCGGGTGGGCGGGCTGAAGATCGAGCGCAACCGGCTGGACGAGGCGGGCAACGCGGTGGGCACCGGCGAGTATGAGGTGCTGCCGGTGCAGATGGTGCTGCGCAGCGTGGGCTACCGGGGGGTGCAGGTGCCGGGGGTGCCGTTCGATGAGCGCCGCGCGGTGATTCCCAACAGCCAGGGCCGGGTGGAGGGCCGGGTCGGCGAGTACGCCGCCGGCTGGATCAAGCGCGGCCCCAGCGGCGTGATCGGCACCAACAAGGCCGACGCGGTGGAGAGCGTGCGGCAGCTGCTGGACGACGCGGCGGCAGGCACGCTGCCGGCGGCCGCCCAGCCGGGCCGGGAGGCCGTGGACGCGCTGCTGAGCAGCCGTCAGGTGGAAGTGGTGACGCTGGCCGACTGGCAGGCGCTGGACCGCCACGAGCTGGAGCAGGGCCAGGCGCAGGGCCGCCCGCGCGCCAAGGTGGCGCACCGGCACGAGATGCTGCACATCATCCGCAGCCAGCGGGTCGTCAAGTCGTAA
- a CDS encoding helix-turn-helix domain-containing protein — protein sequence MLLDRTTDSKTIDKHTFVDTVSHRPGSVILYPGKSEMLYRVASGLVRIHTMDDDGNGLTLRYVRPGDYFGEEALAGLNRQYFAEAVTDSTVDVINPALMSAEDNLLVTTHLVRTLERAYESIYRLVGKRLRARIAGELLELKDTALATVQPSGETMIYATHDELAAAVGSVRETVTKVVGELSRESVISAGYGKITLRDEKALARIAAE from the coding sequence ATGCTCCTTGACCGAACCACTGACAGCAAGACCATTGACAAGCACACCTTCGTCGACACCGTCAGCCACCGCCCCGGCTCGGTGATCCTGTACCCCGGCAAGAGCGAGATGCTCTACCGGGTGGCCAGCGGCCTGGTGCGCATTCACACCATGGACGACGACGGCAACGGCCTGACCCTGCGCTACGTGCGCCCCGGCGACTACTTTGGCGAGGAGGCCCTGGCGGGCCTGAACCGGCAGTACTTCGCGGAGGCCGTCACCGACAGCACCGTGGACGTGATTAACCCGGCCCTGATGAGCGCCGAGGACAACCTGCTGGTGACCACCCACCTGGTTCGCACGCTGGAACGCGCCTACGAGAGCATCTACCGGCTGGTCGGCAAGCGCCTGCGCGCCCGCATCGCCGGCGAGCTGCTGGAGCTGAAGGACACGGCGCTCGCCACGGTGCAGCCGAGCGGCGAGACCATGATCTACGCCACGCACGACGAGCTGGCCGCGGCCGTGGGCTCGGTCCGCGAGACTGTGACCAAGGTGGTGGGCGAGCTGAGCCGCGAGAGCGTGATCAGCGCCGGCTACGGCAAGATCACCCTGCGCGACGAGAAGGCCCTGGCCCGCATCGCCGCCGAGTAA
- a CDS encoding HD-GYP domain-containing protein, translated as MILMRGAVHDQVPSRLAPWGAGASCGSLAPRWQLLLGRLTRLLEERDAETDRHTTRVTHLAQQFARRLNVPPERCRALGWGARLHDIGKLTVPMELLQKAGPLHAWEREVLCGHVWAGQCIAGALDGLPAAALTVIAEHHERWDGQGYPRGLRGEQISLEARLFSLCDVFDALTHQRSYKPAWGPTAALEEMRSQVGRQFDPGLFPVFEQLIHELYPGAWTTSQPD; from the coding sequence ATGATTCTGATGCGGGGAGCCGTGCACGATCAGGTGCCGTCCCGACTGGCGCCCTGGGGCGCCGGGGCCTCCTGTGGGTCACTGGCGCCGCGCTGGCAGCTGCTGCTGGGCCGACTGACCCGCCTTCTGGAAGAGCGAGACGCAGAAACTGACCGGCATACTACTCGCGTCACCCATCTGGCCCAGCAGTTCGCCCGCCGGCTGAATGTGCCGCCTGAGCGCTGCCGTGCACTCGGCTGGGGTGCGCGGCTGCACGACATCGGCAAGCTGACGGTGCCGATGGAACTGCTGCAGAAGGCCGGGCCGCTTCATGCCTGGGAACGCGAGGTGCTGTGCGGCCACGTGTGGGCTGGCCAGTGCATCGCCGGGGCGCTGGACGGTCTTCCCGCCGCCGCACTGACCGTGATCGCCGAGCATCACGAGCGCTGGGACGGCCAGGGCTACCCGCGCGGCCTGCGCGGCGAGCAGATCTCGCTGGAGGCGCGGCTGTTCAGCCTGTGCGACGTGTTTGACGCGCTGACGCACCAGCGCAGCTATAAGCCGGCCTGGGGGCCCACCGCCGCGCTGGAAGAGATGCGCTCGCAGGTAGGCCGGCAGTTTGACCCCGGCCTGTTTCCGGTCTTCGAGCAGCTGATCCACGAGCTGTATCCGGGCGCCTGGACCACGTCTCAACCCGATTGA